Part of the Ardenticatenales bacterium genome is shown below.
CGAAACTGGCGTCAGCGAAGCCCGCCGCACCGCCCGCAGCCAGATCAGCTTCTACCTTACCACGCCGCAAGAAAGGGTCGTCACCAGCCTGGCCCCCCAGTTTATCGTCGCCAACACCTTCCCCGACGAGAGCGCCACGGAGCAAAAGCGAAATGAAGCCATTGCCGCCGTGGAACCGGTGCTGCACAGCGCCACCAAAGGGGAGCGCATTATCCGCGTCGGGGAAATCGTGGACGCGGAAGACGTGGAGATGTTGGAGCAGTTGGGTTTGCTGCGCCAGCACACCGACTGGGCGCAGATCGTGAGCGTGGTGACGGCGGCGGTGCTGGCGGTGACGGTGATCATTGTCTACTGGCAGGTGTTTGAGCGGCAGCGGATGCCGTCCAATCGGTATTTGCTCATCTTCGCCTTCCTTATTTTGATTTTTACGTTGGGCGCGAAGCTGATGGTTCCGGGGCGCACGGCGCTCTCGTACCTGTTCCCGGCGGCAGCGCTGTCCATGTTGGTGGCCGTGATTTTCGACGTGCGCCTCAGTATTCTGGTGACCATTGTGGAGGCGGCGCTGGTGGGGTACATTGCCGGCAATTCCCTCGAACTCACCGCCTATTATGCCGTGGGTAGCCTGATCGCCGTCCTCACCCTGCGCGATGTGCAACGCATCAACGCCTTCTTCCGCGCCGGCCTCATCGCCGCCGTGGCCAACATGGCCGTTATCGTCGTTTTTCGCCTGCCACAAGACCCGCAGCCCGTTGAGTTCTTTCAGCTCCTCGGCTGGGCGCTGGCAAATGGCCTCATCACCGCCAGTCTGTCCGTTGCCGGCCTGTTTTTCATGGGCAGCGTCTTTGGCATCATCACCACGCTACAATTGCAGGAGTTATCGCGCCTCGACCATCCGCTGTTACAAGAGCTATTGCGCCGCGCCCCCGGAACCTACCACCACAGCATCATGGTGGCGAACCTGGCGGAACAGGCGGCGGAACTGGTGGCTGCCAGTGGCACGCTCGTGCGCGTGGGCGCGTTTTATCATGACGTGGGCAAAATAAACCGCCCGCCGTTTTTCACGGAAAACCAGGCCGGCCTTAATCCGCACGAAAACCTCGATCCCTACAGCAGCGCCCGCATCATTATGAGCCATGTCGCCGATGGGTTGGCGCTGGCGCGGCAATATCGCCTGCCGGACCGCATCCGCGACTTCATCGCCGAGCATCATGGCGACAATCTGGTGATCGCCTTCTACAAGAAGGCGCAGGAGGAGGCGGAGATCAGTGGCGAGGAGGTGGACAGTGGCCGATTCCGCTATCCTGGACCGCGTCCGCGCTCCCGCGAGACGGGCATTGTTATGCTGGCAGATTCGGTGGAGGCGGCTTCCAGCGCGCTGCGCCCGGATACGGAAGCGGAGATTGAGCGGCTGGTCAATTCGATTGTGGAGGGGCATTTGAAGGCGGGGCAGTTGGATAATTCCGGGTTGACGTTGGGCGAGTTGCAGCATATTCGCTCGTCGTTTATTAAGACGCTGAAAGGGCGCTTCCATGTGCGCGTGCGTTATCCGGGGAATGAGGAGATGATGCGGCAGCCGATGGATGCCGGCATTTCTCCAGAACCCCACCGCCCGGAACCCGTCCCCTCCCAACCCG
Proteins encoded:
- a CDS encoding HDIG domain-containing protein; the encoded protein is MMMTGQAEIIPDAGTRMTRMVQSSLLWLVTIGLTVGLAGIMALNLVTGPQVSVVVGEPAARDIIASQSITFESALATQRQKDNAAASVGTIYSTPDLSIGRAGREQAQVIFNFVDVVRADGVTDAGTRARYLHAIETITIEPQIAVDILTFTPAEFSAVKDDILRIVEEVMRQEIRETGVSEARRTARSQISFYLTTPQERVVTSLAPQFIVANTFPDESATEQKRNEAIAAVEPVLHSATKGERIIRVGEIVDAEDVEMLEQLGLLRQHTDWAQIVSVVTAAVLAVTVIIVYWQVFERQRMPSNRYLLIFAFLILIFTLGAKLMVPGRTALSYLFPAAALSMLVAVIFDVRLSILVTIVEAALVGYIAGNSLELTAYYAVGSLIAVLTLRDVQRINAFFRAGLIAAVANMAVIVVFRLPQDPQPVEFFQLLGWALANGLITASLSVAGLFFMGSVFGIITTLQLQELSRLDHPLLQELLRRAPGTYHHSIMVANLAEQAAELVAASGTLVRVGAFYHDVGKINRPPFFTENQAGLNPHENLDPYSSARIIMSHVADGLALARQYRLPDRIRDFIAEHHGDNLVIAFYKKAQEEAEISGEEVDSGRFRYPGPRPRSRETGIVMLADSVEAASSALRPDTEAEIERLVNSIVEGHLKAGQLDNSGLTLGELQHIRSSFIKTLKGRFHVRVRYPGNEEMMRQPMDAGISPEPHRPEPVPSQPAVEPRP